In Solanum pennellii chromosome 3, SPENNV200, a single window of DNA contains:
- the LOC107013850 gene encoding NAC domain-containing protein 86 isoform X2: MAPVGLPPGFRFHPTDEELVNYYLKRKIHGQEIELDIIPEVDLYKCEPWELAEKSFLPSRDPEWYFFGPRDRKYPNGFRTNRATRAGYWKSTGKDRRVTSQNRAIGMKKTLVYYRGRAPQGIRTDWVMHEYRLDDKECDEISSIQDSYALCRVFKKNGVCSDIEELGQPSINVPSFEYPLTQGINNNNNIHHEQYQTPSPDVPLASSSCCIEEEEKDDSWMQFITEDVWCSSNSSFQQGEDIPPLAFTNL, from the exons ATGGCACCCGTCGGACTACCTCCTGGTTTCAGATTTCATCCCACTGATGAAGAACTCGTCAATTATTatctcaaaagaaaaattcatgGTCAGGAAATTGAACTTGATATTATTCCTGAAGTTGATCTCTACAAATGTGAGCCTTGGGAATTAGCAG AGAAATCGTTTTTGCCCAGTAGAGATCCAGAATGGTACTTTTTCGGTCCGAGGGATAGAAAATATCCAAACGGATTCAGAACGAATAGAGCAACTCGAGCAGGATACTGGAAATCTACTGGGAAAGATCGGAGAGTGACGTCACAGAATCGCGCCATTGGGATGAAGAAGACGTTGGTTTATTACAGAGGAAGAGCGCCGCAGGGGATTAGAACTGATTGGGTAATGCATGAATATCGACTCGATGATAAAGAGTGTGACGAAATCTCCAGTATTCAG GATTCATATGCATTGTGTCGTGTATTCAAGAAAAATGGTGTTTGTTCAGATATAGAAGAACTAGGACAACCAAGTATTAATGTACCATCATTTGAGTACCCATTAACTCAAGgcattaacaacaacaataatattcaTCATGAACAATACCAAACACCATCTCCAGATGTTCCATTAGCATCATCATCATGTtgtattgaagaagaagaaaaagatgatTCATGGATGCAGTTTATTACAGAAGATGTATGGTGTTCTTCCAACTCTTCTTTTCAACAAGGTGAAGATATCCCTCCACTTGCTTTCACAAATTTATAA
- the LOC107013850 gene encoding NAC domain-containing protein 86 isoform X1 yields the protein MAPVGLPPGFRFHPTDEELVNYYLKRKIHGQEIELDIIPEVDLYKCEPWELAEKSFLPSRDPEWYFFGPRDRKYPNGFRTNRATRAGYWKSTGKDRRVTSQNRAIGMKKTLVYYRGRAPQGIRTDWVMHEYRLDDKECDEISSIQVDSYALCRVFKKNGVCSDIEELGQPSINVPSFEYPLTQGINNNNNIHHEQYQTPSPDVPLASSSCCIEEEEKDDSWMQFITEDVWCSSNSSFQQGEDIPPLAFTNL from the exons ATGGCACCCGTCGGACTACCTCCTGGTTTCAGATTTCATCCCACTGATGAAGAACTCGTCAATTATTatctcaaaagaaaaattcatgGTCAGGAAATTGAACTTGATATTATTCCTGAAGTTGATCTCTACAAATGTGAGCCTTGGGAATTAGCAG AGAAATCGTTTTTGCCCAGTAGAGATCCAGAATGGTACTTTTTCGGTCCGAGGGATAGAAAATATCCAAACGGATTCAGAACGAATAGAGCAACTCGAGCAGGATACTGGAAATCTACTGGGAAAGATCGGAGAGTGACGTCACAGAATCGCGCCATTGGGATGAAGAAGACGTTGGTTTATTACAGAGGAAGAGCGCCGCAGGGGATTAGAACTGATTGGGTAATGCATGAATATCGACTCGATGATAAAGAGTGTGACGAAATCTCCAGTATTCAGGTA GATTCATATGCATTGTGTCGTGTATTCAAGAAAAATGGTGTTTGTTCAGATATAGAAGAACTAGGACAACCAAGTATTAATGTACCATCATTTGAGTACCCATTAACTCAAGgcattaacaacaacaataatattcaTCATGAACAATACCAAACACCATCTCCAGATGTTCCATTAGCATCATCATCATGTtgtattgaagaagaagaaaaagatgatTCATGGATGCAGTTTATTACAGAAGATGTATGGTGTTCTTCCAACTCTTCTTTTCAACAAGGTGAAGATATCCCTCCACTTGCTTTCACAAATTTATAA